The genomic window tcgttcccgggagaggatcgcggatgatagatcgccgggtgctcggtctttgccggctgacagcggtcctacggtgctatctgctcgattccgaagagcctctccgtcgctttccgaggccagacagccgtgacgcattatgagccagactggtggcaccgcggttttatggattgagatcgaacgtctcgatctagggaccgcgctcttattgagagattgtgtcgcgtgggcgttacgtccttagaccgtatatacatgtatagtagtgtctctcttcctggcgcgacttaagtatgccacttctgacaccgagatattgcgcgaccctgtaatttatcgattttctcgctatgcgagtcggtgaacacgtgtgctgcggcacgcgccccggctcctttgactcgaattcccggaagacagctcataatacaatgacatagattttttttaattttaacattttaatactgatttttttttaacatattgtgatggatttctgattcaaatgagaccaaacgcgatatagtttggacagatatttctgttgCGAATAGAATCAAAGATGATAGACGTTGCGCGTAATGCGCTGCCaagatgcacgtggtgtgcgatggtgaaaagtttaggcaatgatgtttatttgattctcccaaaaaattcaaatttgtcgCTTTAAATGCTATTTTCCGATGGTTTGGTACAATCGATCAGATGCAAATTGGTGCGCTGCTGTCACAGTTTTCGCAGGTACGAAGGGTGGTCAGAGAGTTCGCGATCGCTGGTACCACCCTGGCTATGGCAATCGGGATGCATCGCGTAGTCACCGGGTACACctaaaatactaaaactttcaccttttcacaataaaataatttcgttctttcggatcttcttcctgaatacggaaggaaaccgaaacagatttccagccttgcaatgagactgaacaacatttatttacttgatacttaatctgtaattcattttattttagtaaattacgtaataaatagaatacgtagttataacaaggtggtgtttttcctctattttctaataacaaataatgtaaaaaaaaaacattaatttgtaaataattcatattcaaattggctgcaaatttttaccattgtatatgaatacgtatgtacttacttatttaatttatccttgctcaaaagatataattttaatgCCTCCATAAGGTGTTGTATGTAAGGTGGTTCTCCTTTACTGTAAGATGTCAATAACTTAAGGGccgcatgtaatttattgtggttgtttggttcattttgcagttctgttttttcgttttcgttccttctttcttcctcctcacagtctaataaaaattgtgtggcatgtatcagggtgcattgctctcctgtaattgcactcattatctctggccaatcaggttcaaactctcccatgtgtgattgaattgaagggccagcaggattattattatgtagcagtttattccatgcattttttatgttctttgttgtaactttgaaccacgaatccgataaaatgtcaatacaggtttttaatgtgtaatcgtcataaaattcatttattccttgatcatatgttaaaacaagtcgcaaaagcttgtgccggaaaattctttttatttttcctatgatcccttgatccattggttccaggacaaatgctgtattagatggtaaatatataattttaaaatgttcctcttcttgtagcgaaattttgtaggcttcgcaatcatttaacatcattttactttctccgatatttgtttttcctcctgatattgttttactgatggtttgaaatggttttcaaatcaatctgaaaataacgttctactcatccgtgcatttgactgcgatttaaaaattacaggtaatgaaagtacatgtttcaaagctcttagctttttatatttataaattacaataggcataatgctatgtgtgcctaacgcatttgcacatacgccaattgtaattctatcttttttcgcctcatgtccattaagacttgttgttccgcgttaaaagtatatagaagctatcgatagtaataaagcatacgcggctcgaacgctcgacccaacaccgtccctaccatacaatagattccgaaaattaccaaacgactccatctgtactgcaagcgtctttccacaaacaaataagcgaccgtaataatagtatctaattataccgaaaagccgttatttcctgcctgtaatatttccttcaacgctgcctacatctggtcgccaaaattctctcaccgtcacgtattccccttaccttctgcacaacaccaattacccaattacccactttttccccagtcttattacctgcgccacggtcaaccttcgagacgcgcggattcttcgtgagattcactcgcaggtacgattcatatctgcaagtgactgttacttcggggcggtcacctttttgtttttcctatgatcccttgatccattggttccagatCAGATACTGTATTaggtgataaatatataaatatataatataaatatatcaaaacgactgcctctctttctagatccggaaaacttgaaaaaacattgaatccgagtgtctcattgaaaacttcacgcccctaacgaatcttcttaaaaaacaaaacagacaacgaacggaTAGATACTAACCAGACATCAACGCGTAAAAAATTCGGTTAAGACTCCGTCgatagtctcaccatcaacttaattcattctaagccaagtacagttagtcaccctagcgttaaaaattgttatgttatgttaaaatatagtgttattgatatcagccaatgttaaaaccattctttatcaacttaccatccgtatcactcgaaagagtcataggaaatcgcgcagactcggtgtcatacacgatttaatcggagacttacgacctccgtagatctaacagttcactgttcgatctCGCCGGGAACGTTCTTCTCTAGCCAGTATTCTTGTTGGAAGTGCTTTCCATACAAGTTCACCTTCGTccatattgtaaacattttccaaacttATATTTTCTTCCTCTACCATCTTTTCAAAATCGATTATAAAAGCATTTGATGCATCCTGATCAACACTAGCTTTCTCCCTGTCTATGTTTGATAAGCGTATGCCATGTTGTCTCTTAATCTTGTTAACCACCCATGACTCGCTTTAAATCCCGAATATGACGGAAAATTTTCTCTTAATTCCGCCACCTTGTCTAATATAAGAGCATCGGTTATACGGTCTCCTAGTATCCCTCTTTGTACGAAccatgataataattttttatttagtatatcgtaataatgtagctttactatttttcttcgctgaagttcgcgtttatttttgtttccaagcgcattcatttttgtagcatcatgtgaatgcgttgaattgttctaatgccaatgctataattttttccaatatttttaattgacagacctgtttctcgaagatctttcaaAGCGTAAAAGCGTTGCTGCACGTTTAATGACGTATATTTTTATGTCGAtgccataatattaatagtaaagctatgtgtatgtaatttagagtgtaaaacgattttaaaaaacgatattaattgtcacaatttatatatcactaattacactgtccgacaagattgtgacactccctgaacaagaatccgaaaaccgaattgctccatcaccctcagttttttaaataaacgaacttttgtaagaacccaaaattttcgacgaaaatgaggtattgcatgaaaagtaaaaacgttagaaagttctaattagtgttaaaagatagaggagagtttcccgaatataatggcatgcaatttattaattgtttttggtcctaaataacaataaattaatgtgaaaatttaaaaaagtgtcgacgtgagcagtttctgcgcaatatttttgtatttttacgaaaagttttttgttcggcacgaaaactctacccaggatcggattctgtagacatttctgaagaagaaacggcccggtaaaagcgtcggaacgatatacatttcgagtagatcgagaaaatgttcgacggcaacatgtacacgacgttttgccgccatgagcttcgctgctcgcttctctctgtctgaCAGGGCCGAAACTACGCATAATCGACACCGATGGAGAGATCCAATGGGGcatccacttttcgtaaataatatttgaattttgtttagtacttcaatgttctgtttttctttacatatttctgtggataataatcaccaaactgtattatatttcacacaaaaaatcacaccagagtatttggagttggtaactcctctatctttcaacaccaattagaactttctaacgtttttacttttctcttgcaatacctcatttttgtcgaaaattttgggtttttacaaaagttcgtttatttaaaaaactgagggtgatggagtaattcggtttacggattcttgttcagggagtgaagctttacaagaatttcatagtggctataggaacccaaaaatcgtgtcggacagtgtaaaagTATGCCAAGTCTGCCCAAAGTAtgccaaatttataaaattatatgcttatccatcgctcgaaattaatttatataaaagtcaCAAAATATATAGGAGCCTACTACcttttttagcttaattttgcgaaattgtttaaatatttcgtaatagcgataccttccatttaataaattatttaaacaacgatGAGAATAGAAACTGAAAAGAATTAATGGCCGGGGAGTGTGTTAAAATCGTATCAAATGTTCGAGTCATTATTAAAAGTACGGCTGTTCGTTGTTTAATCAATGACGTAATTGTAGCAAGTATGAACGTAATGAGATAAATTAAACGGCGTGTAATTATTTCACGTGAAAAGCCGCCGAACCGAAAagcgtaatttaaaataaatagaggGACCGAAGATTTAAATATTGGTGAGGAAACTTCCGATGGGGAATTAAATTAGCTCGTAGGAAATTTATTACAGGGAGTTGTTGGCTAATTAGCCGGCTGAACAACGTGATTGTAtcatcaaatttttcattttatttgatctCGCAGAGCGTACAGAAGCATTACATCGGAATCTACTTTTAGAGTCCTACAGATCGATCGTCATCGCGTTCGCTGTAGAGTCATCAGAAAATCCAACGTGTATTGCTCATCTGCGATACAGAGAATGAGCCGAAATTAAATTTCGCAGTTTCACCAGGCTCGCTGAAATAAATCTACACATTGTTGGAATTATTATTCTCGCATCGGATAACGAATTTTtgcaatgttaatttaattccctcTTTTAATGTCCCCGTCTATTTAATatccttaataattattatttaataatcccagaaacttcaataaaaatcactcaggattaatgaaataaagttttgaattattttgtttcacatgaattgctAAAAGTCCACATTTTGAATCCCCTAGGCGCTGTTGCCAGCACATAAACCAATAATTCCCTAGCCTTAAACTGCCACGGATTCGTGAAAggtcgtttaatattttttgatttTGCCCGAGCCCCATGAATCATGCGTTTAATTAAACATCTtatagaagaagagaagaaattttaattttgtagtgTAAGAAATACGTCGTGCTGCAAAAGTATCCAAACGTAACCTCACATTTACTAGATTCAGAGCTAAAAAATCAACTTTTCGTTTGAATAAAgattaaaatagatatttactgtatagatggacttataaaaataacattttcactAGACCACCACTCTGTCCCCaaacattctatttataaatcaaatctATAGCTTGCCACACACTGAATATCCAGAGACAAGCCAGCAATttatgaaacacaaaatttcctggactgaaaaactgaaaaatctcaAGCTGAAAAACCATTAATTTACTTAAGCTTCTGTCACGAAGGAATCCCAATATTATAATGTCTGAAACTGTTAAACATAACCTCACATTTTTTACACCTGAAGCTAAAAAGGAAATCAACTTTTCATTTGAATATGGGTCCAAACAATTCTGCTCTACATAGTAAAAAATCCCCTAGAATTTAATATCGTAAGTAACCTGCACTGTTATGAATTTATAATCCAATAATTCTCTAGTTTGCCACTTTGCGAATCCCTGTGGATAGCCACCAattcataaaacaagaattccccaaactgctagactcagaattgaaaatttttccttCTCAACCCTACGAACTATCAATTTACTCAAGCATCTAACTTGAAGGAATCTCGATGCAGAGTGCCGGAAACTGACAAACATAACCACACATTTCCTGAACTTGGATCTAAAAAAGTCAACCCGTCCATTTGAATTAAGTTCCAAATAattctgttctgcattgatgcaattataaaacagaatttcccCCAGAATTCAACATTGTGAATCTCGTAAAACCaggttaacaaataaacaaaaacttCCCTAACCTGTTTTACTGTGAATCCCCGAAAGATAGCCACCGATTCATGAAACCGAAATTCCCTAGATTCATAAAATTGCCTGAATTCATATTTCAATAGCACCCCCGCGTTGGTTAACACTCCGAAGTCCCTAAATAATGCTCATTTAACACATTTCCTCACCTACCTCTAAGCTTTTGGGTCCTTGAGGAAACGAAAGTCAGTCATCATCTTGCCAAGGTGCATGGGATGAGTATGAGCCCTCATGTGCATGTGATGCATGTGATCAACAGGTCCTACGGCGGCAGCCCTTATCGCCTGTTGATTGCAGTTGCAGGTCATCCCTTCGCTTTGATGAGTGCAATGAGGCACCTTGACGATAGTTGGCTCAGGAACGACCACCATGGGCTTGGAGGGCACGACAACCAGTTTATCCTTGCAAACTGGGGGCACTGGGACCAGCTTAATGGTCTCGATCACCTGAGTCTGCGATTCCACGATCCTCTCGGGCTGGGGCTGGGGCTTTACAGTGACCACTTCGGGGACTGGAGTCGGTGCTGGGACCTCGACTCTCCTTTCTACGATCTGCACCTTCGACTCCTGAGGGCAAGGTTGAGATGGCTGGATGATCTGCAGAGTCTGCACCGAAGGGACCACCTGCTGGTGCATCATCTGCTGGGGAACCACCTGTTGGGGCACCACGTATGCCTGAGGATGGAAAACTATTTCATAACACACACAAGCTCCGTCGGTACGAATTTTTAAGAACTATCAATTAGCGTTGAAGTTTGGAGATCGGTACTACGCCAACAGAATTCACAGTGGCGACGAAATCAACGATATGGCGGAATAGCAGAGTTGGACATTATACAAGTAGaatttcatttgaacaattcgaataaattttatgaatactttttcgtacagtttgaaaataaattttacggataaaattttattcgactaatctttcgaataaattattcaaatataactttattcaaataacgaattcaaataatgatttgaataaagttttattcaaataatgattcgcgaataaagtttctttcaaataatgattcgagtaaagttttattcgaattatgttacattcaaataatgattcgaataaattctcgaataacgtttcgaagacatcctttgaatcaatttttcgaataaattcttcgaatcaccgAGAAATTAAGTGTAACCATAAGcgataaaaaaaacttcgaaCGCATAAGTTCTCcctttaaattatacaaataattacaaagacTTATGACACAAAATGGAGAATTACGTGTACATTTTCATCGATCGAAATTAACAATCGATGAATTATTTACTAAATGAGAGCTCTTACGAAAAACGAACAACTTTTGTCGAAAACTTTAAATCTCTCACGATTCTCAAGAAATAACACAAAATCAAGATACATGCAGATCATAGTGAATTTATGCGTCGAGAGAAGCATGGTAAATTAGAAAGCACGACGCAATTGCTACCTGAGGAGCCTGGAAGACTCCCAGAGACTGCACAGGCTGCGGGGCCTGCTGGAAGCTGTAACTCTGCATCTTTGGCGCCACCTGCGATTGTTGCACCACGCTCAGGCCCTGCATTTTCATCTGCGACCCATCCTGAGACACCTGCTGTCCATTTTGAGCACCTGGACGGATCTCCACGCAGAAGGACGCCTGCTTCTTCAGCCTGTCCTTCTCAGCACCCGCATCCTCCAAATGGAAATCCTTGGGACTGATCGCCGAGGATTCGGCCATCTTGGTCTCCAGTTTGCCAGCTGGCATTGCTTGCACTGCCATCGCAGCTACCAACAAACCGCACAGACATGCTGTTAACGAATTCATCGATGTAGAATCGGTTGAACAATCGTAGCGAACTGAATGCTTGGACGATTTGGCTGGCTTTTAAACCGATTTTTCGGTGTGACGACACCGCTCACGCACTTTTTTCCGGAACGCAATAGTGCTGAGCGTGCCGAATTCCGACGTAGAGCAGCACGGGCGGGGACTGGCTTCGGGAAATGAGGATGAGGgcgagaataagaataagaatgaatCTGAGAATGAGACTGAAAATGGGACTGAGAATGGGGCTGAAAATGAGGCTGAGAATAGGGTTGAGAATAAGTCTGAGAATGGGTCTGAGAATGGGTCTGAAACCGAGAATGGGACTCAGATTAAGACTGAGTGTAAGACTGTGAATGGGAGTGAGTCTGAGAATGGGGCTAAGAATGAGACTGAGACTTAGACTGAGACTTAGACTGAGGCTGAgaatgaaattgtatg from Megalopta genalis isolate 19385.01 unplaced genomic scaffold, iyMegGena1_principal scaffold0247, whole genome shotgun sequence includes these protein-coding regions:
- the LOC143262928 gene encoding uncharacterized protein LOC143262928; this translates as MMHQQVVPSVQTLQIIQPSQPCPQESKVQIVERRVEVPAPTPVPEVVTVKPQPQPERIVESQTQVIETIKLVPVPPVCKDKLVVVPSKPMVVVPEPTIVKVPHCTHQSEGMTCNCNQQAIRAAAVGPVDHMHHMHMRAHTHPMHLGKMMTDFRFLKDPKA